Part of the Helicobacter bilis genome is shown below.
ATTTTTTCTTGCAACAAAGCCTTTGCTACAAACGCTTCATAATCAGCGGTATTCCAACGATTTGCTTGTAATAGCTTTTCGTATTGTTCTTTATTAAAAGTATGTGTTGCATCTTGAAATTCAGGCGTATTAAGCAAAGCTTCTAGAATCTCATTTGAAGTTATGCTTACACCAATGTCTTTTGCAAGCATTTCTAGCAGTTTTTCTTGCACTAAGATTCTAAAGGCTTCTTGTTCTATTTCTGGCATAGGCTTACCATCATCTGGTAGCCCCACTTGACGCATGTATTCAGCAACATTATCATAAATTTCATTATATTTTCTTTGATATTCTTGACGGCTAATATATATGTCGCCAACCTTTGCAACGCTATCGCTTGATACTGCGGAGAAGCCACCACCACCCCACTCTACCATGCTTGCAAAAACTAATGCCAAAGCACTTACCCATACGGTAATAACTAAATATTTCTTGTGCTTTTGCATCCATTCTAGCATATACAATTCCTTTTGAAAATAATAAAAATTGAAACAATAATGATCTATGTTTTTTGACTGAAAAAGTTTTGCCATTATAACAGAAAAAATACAATATTTTATAAGTTTAGTCTGTTATTTTTCAATTTTTAATTAGTGTTATATTTTGAGTTAAATATAGGTTAATGTGTGGTAAATATGTATATTATCTATGCAAAAAAATCTTATAAAATAAGACTTTGAGAATCTCGCCCTACCCTGCCCTAGTTTATAGAGATTCTATTCTTTAAAGATTCTGAAATTTCATTGCGGTTTAAAATTTGCCTTACTTACACAATACATTGCTACAAAGCAATCATCACACATAGGCTTTAATGCCTTGCATTGATATCTACCAAATAGCACAAAGGCTTGGTGTAAAATATTAAGATTCTCTTTAAAAGCTTTTGTCAAATCCTTTTCTGTATCAATCGCACTTTTACTTTTACTTAAACCGAGTCGATGACTAACGCGAAATACATGTGTATCAACTGCCATGTAATTCATACCCAAAAACTCACCTAATACAACATTTGCACTTTTTTGTCCAACACCGCTAAGCGACATTAAATCTTTTTGATTTGTGGGAATCTCGCCATTAAATTCTATCTCTACCTTCTTTGCCATTGCGATTAGATTCTTTGCTTTTGCATTAAAAAAAGAGACAGATTTTATAATCTCTGCGACACTCCCTAAGTCTGCCTTGCTTAATTCTTTTGTGCTAGGATAGGCTCTAAATAGGGCTGGTGTTACCATATTTACGCGTTTATCAGTGCATTGGGCTGATAACATGACGGCTATTAATAACTCATATAAATTTGTATATTGCAATTCAGTTTGTGCGTCTTTATAATGCTCTAAAAATAAGTTTT
Proteins encoded:
- the nth gene encoding endonuclease III: MTKKERIVNIKNLFLEHYKDAQTELQYTNLYELLIAVMLSAQCTDKRVNMVTPALFRAYPSTKELSKADLGSVAEIIKSVSFFNAKAKNLIAMAKKVEIEFNGEIPTNQKDLMSLSGVGQKSANVVLGEFLGMNYMAVDTHVFRVSHRLGLSKSKSAIDTEKDLTKAFKENLNILHQAFVLFGRYQCKALKPMCDDCFVAMYCVSKANFKPQ